In a genomic window of Akkermansia massiliensis:
- a CDS encoding Thoeris anti-defense Tad2 family protein codes for MPNNLYTNSGLSFSDALHALKNGKGARLPKWSPDVVIRAQFPDEHSKMTAPYLYVESRFGRVPWKETFIELFSEEWEIVD; via the coding sequence ATGCCTAACAATTTATACACCAATTCAGGACTCTCTTTTTCGGATGCTCTCCACGCTTTGAAAAATGGCAAGGGAGCCAGATTGCCGAAATGGTCCCCGGATGTAGTCATCCGCGCCCAGTTCCCGGACGAGCACAGCAAGATGACAGCTCCCTATCTGTACGTGGAATCCCGTTTCGGGCGGGTGCCGTGGAAGGAGACGTTTATCGAACTGTTTTCCGAAGAATGGGAGATTGTCGACTGA
- a CDS encoding IS1595 family transposase: MTYREFIEKFPDDESVAKYLIEKRFDGKIVCPFCGKTEKVYHAHYNCRNAYCNNCKMEFSIFKGTIFEETRMPLRHWLYAINMVCLSKKGISAMQLKRELGVSYKTAWRMMHKIRGAMAKREVGETFEAIVEIDETYVGGKPRKKNEHGDDDDLPKNPRGRGTAKVPVIGVRERGTGKVHAVVANRNEEGKQLTGKQLFNVLSKVCKPNTKVMTDQFKGYNILKYPNNKNLTRIMIDHNVMFSAGNGVHTNGIESFWALLKRGIHGIFHHVSLKHLQKYVDEFCFRQCYRNENEAFEVLMGLCWK, encoded by the coding sequence ATGACGTACCGCGAATTCATTGAAAAATTTCCTGATGATGAGAGCGTGGCAAAATACCTGATTGAAAAACGGTTTGATGGGAAAATAGTTTGCCCGTTTTGCGGGAAAACAGAGAAGGTTTATCACGCTCACTATAATTGCCGCAATGCCTATTGCAACAACTGTAAGATGGAATTCTCTATTTTCAAGGGAACCATTTTTGAAGAAACAAGAATGCCTTTAAGGCATTGGCTGTATGCTATCAATATGGTTTGTTTGTCTAAAAAAGGGATTTCTGCTATGCAATTGAAAAGGGAATTAGGTGTTTCTTATAAAACTGCTTGGAGGATGATGCATAAGATTAGAGGGGCAATGGCAAAAAGAGAGGTAGGAGAAACTTTTGAGGCGATTGTTGAGATTGACGAAACCTATGTTGGAGGAAAACCCCGGAAGAAAAATGAACATGGGGATGATGACGATTTGCCGAAAAATCCTAGAGGAAGAGGGACGGCTAAAGTTCCTGTTATTGGAGTCAGAGAAAGGGGAACTGGGAAAGTTCATGCCGTCGTTGCCAATAGGAATGAAGAAGGAAAACAATTGACGGGCAAACAATTATTCAATGTCCTTAGCAAGGTTTGCAAACCTAATACCAAAGTCATGACTGACCAGTTCAAGGGCTACAATATTCTAAAATATCCTAACAATAAGAACCTTACCCGCATCATGATTGACCATAACGTTATGTTCAGCGCGGGCAATGGGGTTCATACCAATGGGATTGAAAGCTTCTGGGCTTTATTGAAAAGAGGGATTCATGGAATATTTCATCATGTCTCCCTTAAACACCTACAGAAATATGTGGATGAATTCTGTTTCAGGCAATGTTATAGGAACGAAAATGAGGCCTTTGAGGTTTTGATGGGGTTGTGCTGGAAATGA
- a CDS encoding outer membrane beta-barrel protein, with amino-acid sequence MKKNLFITCALGLLSCAFSVQASDPWNYYRAGSSYSSPSYTQKYDSTFGMSIKGVYGIAGDSDMPNLGGGLLSLNSYTETGDIVHELSLTAGLMSSDAKHFNAFDIGRELGYSDAQIQQFLNDKNITNVDLKIKYQTSIPLLAGYTLNLPLVQEKAYFYLGGKIGITFNTWRATATLDRKVWHNSSYRIERKRISASEYNADFTFSLTAGFRFAIGNKTDLILGYELLKFHEVEPYHLIQAGISWTF; translated from the coding sequence ATGAAGAAAAACTTATTTATAACGTGTGCATTAGGTCTATTATCCTGTGCTTTTTCAGTCCAAGCGTCTGACCCTTGGAACTATTATAGAGCAGGCAGTTCTTACAGTTCCCCATCCTATACTCAGAAATACGATTCTACCTTTGGAATGAGTATCAAGGGTGTTTATGGGATTGCGGGAGATAGTGACATGCCCAATCTTGGCGGCGGTCTGCTCAGCCTAAATTCCTATACTGAAACAGGAGATATCGTTCACGAATTGTCTTTGACGGCGGGATTGATGTCTTCCGATGCTAAACATTTCAATGCCTTTGATATTGGCCGCGAATTGGGATATTCCGATGCTCAGATTCAACAATTTCTTAATGATAAAAATATTACGAATGTTGACCTGAAAATCAAATACCAAACATCTATTCCATTACTGGCGGGATATACATTGAACCTTCCATTAGTACAGGAGAAAGCGTATTTCTACTTAGGAGGCAAGATTGGCATCACCTTTAATACATGGAGAGCAACAGCAACGCTTGATAGAAAAGTTTGGCATAATTCCTCTTATCGAATTGAGCGTAAGAGAATTAGTGCTTCAGAATACAATGCTGATTTTACCTTTTCTCTTACGGCTGGCTTCCGTTTTGCCATTGGTAACAAAACAGATTTGATTCTGGGCTATGAACTCCTCAAGTTCCATGAAGTCGAACCCTACCACCTTATCCAAGCTGGCATTAGCTGGACCTTCTAA
- a CDS encoding SGNH/GDSL hydrolase family protein, with amino-acid sequence MDHLDSGLVGTRTDALYLEPNCVWWGYPPERRRLDMLNTIPSIYIRNSWWRRTGEKLISQGILRWDQVHVIPPEVENGLKDCTTFAMAVYDVHRRLPEAVILGAGVDFGQERDRVFPYHAHSGESSYMDSLVKRGVLFPI; translated from the coding sequence ATGGACCACCTGGATTCCGGGCTGGTGGGGACGAGAACGGATGCACTCTACTTGGAACCAAATTGCGTATGGTGGGGATATCCTCCCGAACGTCGCAGGCTGGATATGCTCAATACGATCCCGTCGATTTACATCAGGAATTCATGGTGGCGGCGCACTGGGGAAAAACTTATCTCGCAGGGTATTCTGCGTTGGGATCAGGTGCATGTCATCCCTCCGGAAGTGGAGAACGGACTGAAGGACTGCACGACGTTTGCAATGGCTGTCTACGATGTTCACAGGCGGTTACCGGAAGCGGTTATTTTAGGCGCGGGCGTCGACTTCGGACAGGAACGGGACCGCGTTTTCCCTTACCACGCCCATAGTGGGGAAAGTTCCTATATGGACAGCCTTGTCAAGCGAGGAGTGCTTTTCCCTATTTAA
- a CDS encoding phage portal protein family protein, with product MSKKPRSQKAAKTTKAADIEIFEDRSPQERGYLGIYETITPKVLKNARESVQTGNMLDLERVFRSMKIEWPRLRGNLRKLRENVQELELAVTPWAEKGKKPTPEAIKHANLVESALYRCRLEQGKWELDLNGLIGALAEAPERGVGVLEIMWEPGKIRSPRAYCPIPSTFFKWSSYPAQIDRLVLCPDGVGNSPEMEFPPDKFIAAINCDGLDHPMYGANMLALVGWFGAAKFGLSWFMQFCQIFGSPLRHGRASGTVAQRKLFDQMIKFGQTGILVTDPEAQVDFVDAVKGGTQLPHLDMLRESNNACDILILGQTLTSDVSSKGGNRALGEVHEATENKVVLARGKYVAGILNQQLVPAILRLNMGRLPEHLPIISFKDPSSGMSEAKLGWVERATKLVPVAKEQVYDWLDIPMPEEGAELYQPPSFGDDPETGEMDDLDRESLVHAARKKKR from the coding sequence ATGAGTAAGAAGCCCCGCAGCCAAAAGGCCGCCAAGACAACCAAGGCCGCTGACATTGAGATTTTCGAGGACCGCTCCCCGCAGGAACGCGGCTATCTCGGCATCTATGAGACCATCACGCCCAAGGTGCTGAAAAATGCCCGTGAAAGCGTCCAGACGGGCAACATGCTCGATCTGGAACGCGTGTTCCGCTCGATGAAAATCGAATGGCCGCGGCTGCGGGGCAACTTGCGGAAGCTCCGGGAAAACGTGCAGGAATTGGAGCTTGCCGTAACCCCGTGGGCGGAAAAGGGAAAGAAGCCGACTCCGGAAGCCATCAAGCACGCGAATCTTGTTGAATCCGCCTTGTACCGCTGCCGGCTGGAACAGGGGAAGTGGGAACTGGATTTGAATGGACTGATCGGAGCCTTGGCGGAAGCGCCGGAACGCGGGGTGGGCGTGCTGGAAATCATGTGGGAACCCGGCAAGATACGGTCTCCCCGCGCATATTGCCCCATTCCGTCCACGTTTTTCAAATGGTCCAGCTATCCGGCGCAGATTGACCGCCTTGTCCTGTGTCCGGATGGAGTAGGGAACAGCCCCGAAATGGAATTCCCGCCTGATAAATTCATTGCCGCCATCAACTGCGACGGGCTTGACCACCCCATGTACGGAGCAAACATGCTCGCCCTGGTGGGATGGTTCGGGGCTGCCAAGTTCGGCCTCTCCTGGTTCATGCAATTCTGCCAGATATTCGGTTCCCCTCTTCGTCATGGCAGGGCATCGGGAACGGTGGCCCAGCGGAAGCTATTTGACCAGATGATTAAATTCGGGCAAACCGGTATCCTGGTGACTGACCCGGAAGCACAGGTTGACTTCGTCGACGCCGTCAAGGGAGGGACACAGCTTCCGCACCTGGACATGCTCCGCGAGTCCAATAATGCTTGTGACATCCTGATTTTAGGGCAAACCCTGACCAGCGACGTTTCCAGCAAGGGCGGCAACCGTGCGTTGGGAGAAGTGCATGAAGCCACGGAAAACAAGGTCGTGCTGGCCCGCGGCAAATATGTTGCCGGCATCCTCAACCAGCAGCTTGTTCCGGCCATTCTCCGGCTCAACATGGGCCGCCTTCCGGAACACCTGCCGATCATCTCTTTCAAGGACCCGTCCTCCGGCATGAGCGAAGCAAAACTTGGCTGGGTGGAAAGGGCAACCAAGCTTGTTCCCGTCGCAAAGGAACAGGTTTACGACTGGCTGGATATTCCCATGCCCGAAGAAGGCGCGGAGCTCTATCAGCCACCATCGTTTGGAGACGACCCGGAAACGGGAGAGATGGATGACCTGGACCGGGAATCCCTGGTGCATGCAGCGCGTAAAAAAAAACGCTGA
- a CDS encoding UDP-glucose dehydrogenase family protein, giving the protein MNLTIIGSGYVGLTTGTCFAEMGHHVICVDNNTEKIRTLQSGAIPIYEPKLEELVKKNVAVGRLEFSPSIAASIAESEVIFIAVPTPPNTDGSVDLTYIEKVAREIAQALQPEMGYKVIVDKSTVPVKTGEKVSQTIKHYAGPNVQFDIVSNPEFLREGCAVDDLLHPDRIVIGANSEQAMNVIKRIYQPIHAPILETDVNSAELIKHAANSFLALKISYINAVAKVCEKTGADVELVAEGIGMDKRISRHFLNAGLGYGGSCFPKDVKAFINISRTLGIPFTLLEEVEHINDTQHIHFLDRIRDRLWVLKDKKIAVWGLAFKQNTDDVRESIALKLCEKLCGEGAIVTATDPKAMHTAAPILNPMGVKLVEDMYECARDAEVLVIATEWSEYANADLQKLAGVMRNRIIFDGRNILSPANLRAVGFEYHSVGRPSVEEA; this is encoded by the coding sequence ATGAATTTAACAATTATCGGCAGTGGTTACGTGGGGCTGACCACAGGCACCTGTTTTGCCGAAATGGGCCATCACGTCATTTGCGTGGATAATAATACGGAAAAAATACGTACTCTTCAATCCGGGGCCATCCCCATTTACGAGCCCAAGCTGGAAGAGCTCGTGAAAAAAAACGTAGCCGTGGGGCGGCTGGAATTTTCCCCTTCCATCGCCGCTTCCATTGCGGAAAGCGAAGTCATCTTCATCGCCGTGCCCACGCCGCCCAATACGGATGGTTCCGTGGATCTGACCTACATTGAAAAAGTGGCCAGGGAAATCGCCCAGGCGCTCCAACCAGAAATGGGATACAAGGTCATTGTGGACAAATCCACCGTACCCGTCAAAACCGGGGAAAAAGTCAGCCAGACCATCAAGCACTATGCGGGGCCGAATGTTCAGTTCGACATTGTCTCCAATCCAGAATTCCTGAGGGAAGGATGCGCCGTGGACGACCTGCTGCACCCCGACCGCATTGTCATTGGAGCCAACTCGGAACAGGCCATGAACGTCATCAAGCGCATTTACCAGCCCATTCATGCCCCTATTCTGGAAACGGACGTCAACTCCGCGGAACTCATCAAGCACGCAGCCAACTCCTTCCTGGCTCTGAAAATTTCCTACATTAACGCTGTCGCCAAGGTCTGTGAAAAAACGGGCGCAGACGTGGAACTGGTGGCGGAAGGCATCGGCATGGACAAACGCATCTCACGCCACTTCCTCAACGCGGGGCTGGGCTACGGCGGGTCCTGCTTCCCGAAAGACGTCAAAGCCTTCATCAATATCAGCCGCACGCTGGGCATTCCCTTCACCCTGTTGGAGGAAGTGGAACACATCAATGACACCCAGCATATCCACTTCCTGGACAGAATTCGGGACCGCCTGTGGGTCCTCAAGGACAAAAAGATAGCCGTTTGGGGCCTTGCCTTCAAACAGAACACGGACGACGTCCGGGAGTCCATCGCCCTGAAACTATGTGAAAAACTCTGCGGGGAAGGAGCCATTGTCACCGCTACGGACCCCAAAGCCATGCACACGGCGGCCCCCATTCTGAACCCTATGGGGGTCAAACTGGTGGAAGACATGTACGAATGCGCCCGGGATGCGGAAGTTCTGGTCATCGCCACGGAATGGAGCGAATATGCGAATGCGGATCTGCAGAAACTCGCCGGAGTCATGCGCAACCGCATCATCTTTGACGGAAGAAACATCCTCTCCCCGGCAAACCTCCGGGCCGTAGGATTTGAATACCACTCCGTGGGCAGACCCTCCGTTGAAGAAGCCTGA
- a CDS encoding malate dehydrogenase: MKTPITVTVTGAAGQIAYSLLFRIASGSMLGPDQPINLRLLEIPPAMNALEGVVMELRDAAFPLVNEIVPTSDPDEAFAGANWCLLVGSVPRKAGMERKDLLDINGKVFIGQGQAIARSAAKDVRVLVVGNPCNTNALIAMHNASGVPSDRFFAMTRLDENRAKSQLAEKAGVHVTEVTNMAIWGNHSSTQYPDFTNARIGGKPVTEVIKDTEWLKGDFITTVQQRGAAIIKARGASSAASAASAAVDTVRSLATQTPEGDWYSVAVCSDGSYGIEKGLICSFPVRTTKDGGWEIVQGLPVDAFSREKIDATVNELKEERDAVSSLLKH, encoded by the coding sequence ATGAAAACACCTATCACCGTTACCGTTACAGGAGCCGCCGGCCAAATTGCCTATTCCCTTCTGTTCCGTATTGCCTCCGGCAGCATGCTGGGGCCGGATCAGCCGATCAACCTGCGCCTGCTGGAAATTCCCCCGGCCATGAATGCTCTGGAAGGGGTGGTGATGGAGTTGCGTGACGCCGCGTTCCCGCTGGTTAATGAAATTGTCCCGACCAGCGATCCTGATGAAGCGTTCGCCGGCGCCAACTGGTGCCTGCTGGTAGGCTCCGTTCCCCGCAAGGCCGGTATGGAACGCAAGGACCTACTGGATATCAACGGCAAGGTGTTCATCGGCCAGGGGCAGGCCATTGCCCGCAGCGCCGCCAAGGATGTGCGCGTGCTGGTGGTCGGCAACCCCTGCAATACGAATGCCCTTATTGCCATGCACAATGCGAGCGGCGTTCCCTCCGACCGCTTTTTTGCCATGACTCGCCTGGATGAAAACCGTGCCAAGAGCCAGCTTGCGGAAAAGGCCGGCGTCCATGTGACGGAAGTGACCAACATGGCCATCTGGGGCAATCATTCCTCCACCCAGTACCCTGATTTCACCAACGCCAGGATTGGCGGAAAGCCTGTGACGGAAGTCATCAAGGATACGGAATGGCTTAAGGGCGATTTCATTACCACCGTGCAGCAGCGCGGTGCCGCCATTATCAAGGCACGCGGCGCTTCTTCCGCCGCTTCCGCCGCTTCCGCAGCCGTGGATACCGTCCGCAGCCTGGCTACCCAGACTCCGGAAGGCGACTGGTATTCCGTGGCCGTTTGCTCCGACGGTTCCTACGGCATTGAAAAAGGTCTTATCTGCTCCTTCCCGGTCCGCACCACCAAGGATGGCGGCTGGGAAATCGTGCAGGGGTTGCCGGTTGATGCGTTCTCCCGTGAAAAAATTGACGCTACCGTTAATGAACTGAAGGAAGAACGTGACGCTGTTTCCTCTCTGTTGAAGCATTAA
- a CDS encoding ligand-binding sensor domain-containing protein, protein MRFTAFLKLLGLMVSTLLALCSFSLGVENFSNLPPCPGSRITDALVDSSGILWASTQGEGLFYLELDKNVWKKAGTAADFPDTENFYALAEDAQGRIWVGTDRWGVCIWNGKQWKTYTRKTTLPGGRVFDISVSSATGDVAVATSGGIAIYSPLTDSWKDVTRADGLPEDQVSALAFDRSGDLWVGFLTAGMARMTLKDEYKTCEFFQSKWHSDDARKLSQPPVLFGAGLPSNLCNTMAANGNSVFVGTTSGLGIKRGDKEIFIRGMDAVEKLKAKGIMKSSQGKLRPLPEDYVTSLYPVKEGVWIGFRNQVPILLNPANMQYESSVNTKLAEKKKGGTVSCFVDLPDGTVLAGVFGEGFRVVGKQQPVKRKDVVLEMKSNIQKFFPFQMIRHGIIL, encoded by the coding sequence ATGAGATTCACGGCATTTCTGAAGCTATTGGGATTAATGGTCTCAACTTTGCTTGCATTATGTTCCTTCTCTCTTGGGGTGGAAAATTTCTCCAACCTTCCTCCTTGTCCCGGAAGCAGGATAACGGATGCTTTAGTGGATTCTTCAGGTATTTTATGGGCTTCAACCCAGGGTGAGGGATTATTCTACTTGGAGCTGGATAAAAATGTCTGGAAAAAGGCAGGAACAGCGGCAGATTTTCCAGATACTGAAAATTTCTATGCCCTGGCTGAAGATGCCCAGGGAAGAATATGGGTGGGAACAGACCGTTGGGGAGTGTGTATTTGGAATGGCAAACAATGGAAAACATACACCCGTAAGACGACATTGCCGGGTGGCCGTGTTTTTGACATTAGCGTCTCTTCTGCAACAGGGGATGTTGCCGTAGCAACCTCGGGAGGCATTGCTATTTATTCCCCTTTGACGGATTCATGGAAGGATGTCACGCGGGCCGATGGCTTGCCTGAAGATCAAGTTTCAGCACTAGCCTTTGATAGGTCGGGAGATTTGTGGGTAGGCTTCTTAACGGCAGGAATGGCCCGGATGACTCTTAAGGATGAATACAAGACCTGTGAGTTTTTTCAGTCAAAATGGCATTCGGATGATGCACGCAAGCTTTCGCAACCTCCGGTTCTTTTCGGTGCAGGGCTGCCGTCAAATTTGTGCAATACCATGGCTGCCAATGGTAATTCCGTATTTGTGGGCACAACGTCAGGACTGGGAATAAAACGCGGTGACAAAGAGATTTTTATCCGGGGAATGGATGCCGTGGAAAAACTGAAAGCGAAGGGAATTATGAAATCTTCCCAAGGTAAATTGAGGCCTCTTCCCGAAGATTATGTGACGAGCCTTTATCCCGTAAAGGAAGGAGTGTGGATAGGCTTCCGCAATCAAGTTCCCATCTTGCTTAATCCGGCAAATATGCAATATGAAAGTTCTGTGAACACTAAATTGGCAGAGAAAAAAAAGGGAGGCACAGTCAGTTGTTTTGTTGATCTTCCTGATGGGACTGTTTTAGCTGGAGTTTTTGGAGAAGGGTTTCGGGTCGTTGGAAAACAACAGCCAGTAAAAAGAAAAGACGTCGTCTTGGAGATGAAATCAAACATCCAAAAATTTTTTCCATTCCAGATGATCAGGCATGGCATAATTCTTTGA
- a CDS encoding phage protease gives MGPASFLPSDFDYLDGVGPILVGEWTLSGKNAKEGKDYGYFSPAFRLDLNTCKPVGLEPDDIEVGSLVNDPAFENIARIAASKAKLENFTVLGPDTPLNSDGEDTDAVHNQTNNTNTTMYELLVKCGVLTKEEAASDKAGKIAEDKINDLKKKSEGGEKSKAELEAAKKEAEDAKKEAATCKAAKAKLDDTEAKLKAAEEELAEVKASKAALIDAEIEAAIKAGKIAPENEEAKEALKTALTANIKAGKALIDTMKPDPAFATVVANKGKGGSGGEELTGRDRIIENINKEKN, from the coding sequence ATGGGGCCAGCCTCCTTTCTTCCGTCCGACTTTGACTATTTGGACGGGGTCGGGCCAATTCTGGTGGGCGAATGGACATTGAGCGGCAAGAATGCCAAGGAGGGAAAAGACTACGGCTATTTTTCACCGGCGTTCAGGCTTGACCTCAACACTTGCAAACCCGTGGGGCTGGAGCCGGATGACATTGAGGTGGGCTCCCTGGTCAATGACCCGGCCTTTGAAAACATTGCCCGCATTGCGGCCAGCAAGGCCAAGCTTGAGAATTTCACGGTCCTTGGACCGGATACCCCCTTGAATAGCGACGGAGAGGATACCGACGCCGTTCATAACCAAACAAACAACACAAATACAACAATGTACGAACTACTGGTTAAATGCGGCGTCCTCACCAAAGAGGAAGCCGCATCTGATAAGGCCGGCAAGATCGCGGAGGATAAAATCAACGACCTGAAGAAAAAATCCGAAGGAGGCGAGAAGTCCAAAGCGGAACTTGAAGCGGCCAAAAAGGAGGCGGAGGACGCCAAAAAGGAAGCGGCCACCTGCAAGGCGGCCAAGGCCAAGCTGGACGACACCGAAGCCAAACTGAAAGCCGCGGAAGAGGAACTTGCCGAGGTGAAAGCATCCAAGGCGGCTCTCATTGACGCGGAAATTGAAGCCGCCATCAAGGCCGGCAAGATTGCCCCGGAAAACGAAGAAGCCAAGGAAGCGCTCAAGACCGCCCTGACTGCCAATATCAAGGCCGGCAAGGCTTTGATTGACACGATGAAGCCGGACCCCGCGTTTGCGACGGTGGTCGCCAACAAGGGTAAAGGCGGAAGCGGCGGCGAAGAACTCACTGGACGTGACCGCATCATTGAAAACATCAACAAGGAAAAGAACTAA
- a CDS encoding cytidylyltransferase domain-containing protein, protein MIAIIPAKGHSDAVPRKNMADLGGMPLFWHSVRYARAEGVEPVVSTDDTEIRDYALERGCRVVDEVVNDSSMVNCVRQVMGQVDADRYALLQPTSPLREPGLLNRMERMSAACAFTAQRIKVIGRLGTRLVVQGRRQDACDILLQFDGSILTGTRFMAEQGILFAPDAVAVEQRPPFTVQIDHSSDLNIARALYEYSNSWK, encoded by the coding sequence ATGATTGCCATTATCCCTGCCAAGGGACACAGCGACGCCGTACCCCGCAAGAACATGGCGGACCTGGGCGGGATGCCCCTGTTCTGGCACTCCGTCCGCTACGCGCGGGCGGAAGGCGTGGAGCCCGTTGTCAGCACTGACGATACGGAGATCAGGGATTACGCCTTGGAGCGTGGTTGCCGAGTGGTGGATGAAGTTGTGAACGACAGCAGCATGGTTAACTGCGTCCGGCAGGTGATGGGCCAGGTAGATGCCGACCGCTACGCCCTCCTTCAGCCCACCTCTCCCCTCCGGGAACCGGGATTGCTGAACAGAATGGAACGTATGAGCGCTGCCTGCGCCTTTACGGCCCAACGCATCAAGGTGATTGGCAGGCTGGGAACGCGTCTTGTTGTTCAGGGGCGGCGGCAGGACGCCTGCGACATCCTTCTTCAGTTCGATGGCTCCATTCTCACTGGTACACGATTCATGGCGGAACAGGGCATCCTTTTTGCCCCGGATGCCGTAGCTGTGGAGCAGCGCCCTCCATTCACCGTTCAGATAGATCATTCAAGCGATCTTAACATAGCAAGAGCATTATATGAATATAGCAATAGTTGGAAATAA
- a CDS encoding Amuc_1434 family mucin 2-degrading aspartic protease, with amino-acid sequence MFLRLLSSFSLMAGMTLVAQANTQPYPDSDSSDGYDTGFYAEAYSGGYDSAPAPAGESASRPVFPTQSYFELLGPMDSRNGRGSVDIQNWMTDLNLCRMSSGSWNFSSTAALRLSWFNGKGADEMDVDRLYTIWLNVNASYAITGKTRLVFGVTPQISTDFDTWTSHNIFLGGHVLLAGPLNDRFSYGIGIGCYPQLGDYPFLPLIQFKWEASRNWTLQLEGARLSYINKVSDGLKWGPFVSVVSGTWTIHHDRRVRQFAWISGVAGIGADVGLGHWGSVRPRLVADVGFSFGNSGTIKTSNGSHDLEKYHYDPGFYLRAGLLFEF; translated from the coding sequence ATGTTCCTTCGATTATTATCAAGTTTCTCTCTCATGGCTGGCATGACTCTGGTCGCCCAGGCGAATACCCAGCCTTATCCGGATTCCGATTCTTCTGACGGATACGATACCGGTTTTTATGCAGAGGCTTATTCCGGCGGCTACGACAGCGCTCCGGCTCCGGCGGGGGAATCCGCCTCCAGGCCTGTTTTCCCCACGCAGTCCTATTTTGAATTGCTTGGCCCCATGGATTCCAGAAACGGGCGCGGAAGCGTGGATATCCAGAATTGGATGACGGATTTGAATTTGTGCAGGATGTCCAGCGGTTCCTGGAATTTTTCTTCTACGGCGGCCTTGCGTCTGAGCTGGTTTAATGGAAAAGGAGCGGATGAGATGGATGTGGACCGGCTGTACACGATTTGGCTGAATGTGAACGCCTCCTATGCCATCACGGGGAAGACGCGCCTGGTTTTCGGTGTGACGCCCCAGATTTCCACGGATTTCGATACATGGACGAGCCATAATATTTTCTTGGGAGGCCATGTTCTTCTGGCAGGCCCCTTGAACGACCGGTTCAGCTATGGAATCGGCATCGGCTGTTATCCGCAGCTTGGGGATTATCCTTTCCTGCCCCTTATCCAGTTTAAATGGGAAGCTTCCCGCAATTGGACGCTTCAGCTGGAAGGGGCCCGCCTTTCCTATATCAACAAGGTGAGCGATGGGTTGAAGTGGGGACCCTTCGTTTCCGTGGTGTCCGGCACATGGACGATTCACCATGACCGCCGCGTCCGCCAGTTTGCATGGATTTCCGGCGTCGCCGGCATAGGCGCCGATGTGGGGTTGGGTCACTGGGGCAGCGTGCGCCCCAGGCTGGTGGCGGATGTCGGTTTTTCCTTCGGGAATTCCGGCACTATCAAGACAAGCAACGGAAGCCATGATTTGGAAAAATACCATTATGACCCCGGTTTTTATTTGCGTGCGGGGCTGCTATTTGAGTTTTGA